The proteins below come from a single Stomoxys calcitrans chromosome 1, idStoCalc2.1, whole genome shotgun sequence genomic window:
- the LOC131994062 gene encoding uncharacterized protein LOC131994062, translating into MVHSRRESSTQRNSQRNNRQSRRSPSMNGRRQPNIYKCKLCDRFHALKVCPRFLDMTPRQRNIVVLKEMYCVNCLARSHRFRDCRSANMCQRCQRPHHTLLHSMYPEIMSRQSEQNVNQTNSRTANRPTKTQTKWVKNQRSNHTPGSNQQILSEAIRALASVLCSSSGPAACLK; encoded by the exons ATGGTCCATTCGAGAAGAGAAAGCTCAACTCAGCgtaattctcaaagaaataatagACAAAGCAGGAG GTCGCCATCCATGAATGGGCGTCGTCAGCCAAACATATACAAATGCAAGTTATGTGATCGTTTTCATGCTTTGAAGGTTTGTCCACGATTCTTAGATATGACTCCAAGGCAACGTAACATTGTCGTATTAAAAGAGATGTACTGTGTCAACTGCCTTGCGAGAAGCCATCGTTTCCGAGACTGTCGGTCCGCAAACATGTGTCAACGCTGCCAAAGACCACATCACACACTCCTGCATTCGATGTACCCGGAAATAATGTCACGACAAAGcgagcaaaatgtcaaccaaactaATAGCAGAACGGCCAACAGACCAACCAAAACCCAAACCAAATGGGTTAAAAACCAACGTTCCAATCACACGCCAGGATCAAACCAACAAATTCTATCCGAGGCAATTCGTGCTTTAGCCTCCGTCTTATGTTCATCTTCCGGCCCGGCGGCATGTCTAAAGTAA